One Natrinema halophilum genomic window carries:
- a CDS encoding SWIM zinc finger family protein, translating into MSQSTLELLEYDEQMAKRASWEAFEFTLLGEGVIEVVNGSYDDPREHTYMVHAEGKIPSDCTCPAWEYQEGACKHMVAVAIREPLLEAVATEPSTRADGGIAVEAPPYDDSEEECDCDKLSDDFPCWPCVPDGRREL; encoded by the coding sequence ATGAGCCAATCAACACTCGAACTACTTGAGTACGACGAACAGATGGCCAAACGAGCATCGTGGGAAGCTTTCGAGTTTACCCTTCTCGGAGAGGGTGTCATTGAAGTGGTGAACGGTTCCTACGACGATCCGCGAGAACACACCTATATGGTTCACGCCGAAGGGAAAATCCCGTCAGATTGTACCTGTCCCGCGTGGGAGTACCAGGAAGGGGCCTGCAAGCATATGGTCGCTGTCGCTATCCGTGAGCCCCTTCTTGAAGCTGTAGCGACTGAGCCTTCCACGAGAGCGGATGGTGGCATAGCAGTCGAAGCACCACCCTACGACGACTCCGAGGAGGAGTGCGACTGCGACAAGCTTTCGGATGATTTCCCCTGTTGGCCCTGTGTTCCTGATGGAAGACGCGAGCTATGA
- a CDS encoding ornithine cyclodeaminase family protein, with product MVTILSESKVEQVLDIEALLPVVEDALVQQTAGNVERPERIHFPVGSGLEGDEPLGTGIAMPAYIHGDSQFVTKLVTVNEGNETRGLPTLHAQILLTDARTGVTKALMGGTTVTNARTGCIGALAVRALAENATTLGVLGAGAQGFWQTRAINTVASLEDVRIHSPSDSRDRCAARLRDEGIPAHAVDSARRAVDGADVVVTATTSLEPVFPADALADGALVVAIGAYEAGMQELEPEVLEQADCVFADVPTEVAEIGDLLATDLSEDDLVPLGNLLASGYTRASPSETLVVESVGTASLDAAAAQAVYERAEEAGTEVPMD from the coding sequence ATGGTCACCATTCTCTCAGAATCCAAGGTTGAGCAGGTTCTCGACATCGAGGCGCTGCTGCCGGTCGTGGAAGACGCGCTCGTTCAGCAGACGGCGGGAAACGTCGAGCGTCCCGAGCGGATCCACTTCCCCGTCGGGAGCGGCCTCGAGGGCGACGAACCACTGGGGACCGGAATCGCCATGCCCGCCTACATCCACGGCGATTCGCAGTTCGTGACAAAACTGGTTACGGTGAACGAGGGCAATGAGACGCGCGGGCTACCGACACTCCACGCACAGATTCTGCTCACCGATGCGCGGACCGGCGTAACGAAAGCCCTCATGGGCGGGACGACCGTTACGAACGCCCGGACCGGGTGCATTGGCGCGCTCGCGGTGAGAGCGCTGGCCGAAAACGCGACCACCCTCGGCGTCTTGGGCGCCGGCGCGCAAGGATTCTGGCAGACCCGGGCTATCAACACAGTCGCGTCGCTGGAGGACGTCAGAATCCACTCCCCGAGCGATTCTCGAGATCGTTGCGCCGCAAGGCTCCGCGACGAGGGGATTCCAGCACACGCTGTCGACTCGGCGCGACGGGCCGTCGACGGTGCGGACGTCGTCGTCACCGCTACCACGAGCTTGGAGCCGGTGTTTCCCGCAGACGCGCTAGCCGACGGTGCGCTCGTCGTTGCCATCGGCGCCTACGAAGCGGGGATGCAGGAACTCGAACCCGAGGTGCTGGAGCAAGCCGACTGCGTCTTCGCCGACGTTCCGACGGAAGTAGCCGAAATCGGAGATCTGCTGGCAACCGACCTGTCGGAGGATGACCTCGTACCGTTGGGCAACTTGCTCGCGAGCGGTTACACACGCGCCTCGCCGTCGGAGACGCTGGTCGTGGAAAGTGTCGGAACCGCCTCTCTCGACGCGGCCGCCGCCCAGGCCGTATACGAACGGGCCGAAGAAGCAGGCACCGAGGTCCCGATGGACTAA
- a CDS encoding SHOCT domain-containing protein yields MIISLKENASDDSAGDRLRELNDLHKEGILTDDEFESKKEDVLDNF; encoded by the coding sequence TTGATTATCTCGCTGAAAGAAAATGCATCGGATGATAGCGCAGGAGACAGACTTCGAGAATTGAACGATCTCCACAAAGAGGGTATCCTCACTGACGACGAATTTGAGTCGAAAAAAGAAGATGTGCTGGACAACTTCTGA